The genomic segment CTATCCCCTACAAGCGAGAATCCCATTTCATTTGCTCTGGCCACGATCGCTTCAGTGGAGGCTACTGTTTCCCAGCAACCTAAATTCCCGCAATAACATTTCTTTCCGTCAATCTGGACAGTCATGTGTCCCAATTCGCCGGCAGAGTAATCACGTCCTCTGTAAATCTGCCCATCGAACATTATCCCGCAGCCGATTCCTTCAGAGACATAGACGAACGCAACATCTCCCACAGAAACCAGAGAAGGGTTGTTCCATTTCTCTGCAATAAGCGAAAGGTTAGCTTCATTGTCAAGAAAAACGGGATAACGTCTGGAAAGCCTTTCTCGCAGAACAAGATCCTTCCAGCCGAGATGAGGTACGTAAACGATCCTCGAATTCTCAACGTCGACAATTCCTGGAACGGAAACTGAATAGCCGAGAAACCTTGACTTGGGAATATTTCTTGAAATCATGTATGTCTCTGCAGAAAGCACTTTCATGAATTCATCGTAGTCGTGAGGGGTACTGAACTTATTGACGACAGACACTGAACCGTCGAAGAAGCCCTTGCCTACTACAGTTTCTTCGACTCCAATATCTATTACCACTGACATGAAGGCCTTCCTGTTCAATCGAAGAACAATCGCTTTCCTTCCTATACGGCCAGTATCTTCGGCCTTGATCTCTTCGCAAAGACCCGTAGAAAGGAAGTCTTTGATTATCTTTGTCACAGTGCTGGGATTTAGACCAGATGCGATCGCAAGATCCCTTCTCGTCGTCACAGGACTCTTCCTCAATAACTGAAGAATCAGCTTTCTATTAGATCTTCCAATGTTTTCTGAATCCAGCTTCTTACCGACCAAGCTGAAATCCCCCTTTCTAGTATAGCTTACTACCAATTTCGGTTTAGAATAAATCTCAACAGAAGCATTTACAGGCGGTTGTTAAGGAATATCACTCTTAACTTGTCTCTTCCTAATTTATTTATTGCCGCAAAAAAATGAAAGAGTTTTTCACTGTTGGTATCCTCTGATAGTTCTTATTTAGCTGCCTGAGAACAATTCAACCTTATTGCATGACAATTCTAACAGAGGTAAAGAATGAAGACACAGAAAAAGACCATGTTTTATCAAGAACAAATGATGAGAAACAATCGGATGAGCATTCTCGTTCCAGTGCTTACTTCTCTATCGCTAACTGCCTCAATAATTTACTTGGATGATCGGCCAAGGGTCGTCAGATTAGTTGAGAAGGATCCATGAATGCCATGCCGCAGGAATAACTGTCTTCCTTCAAATACTATGCAGTGACTTGTCTAGTATAATCTTAAGTGAGAACGACAGAGGGAGGTCTTATTCATGCTGCTAGGGAAGATAAAGTACATCGATTGGCCGTCCTACGATTTTCTACTTAGTATTATGAGGGTCAACTGCAACGATATGATAATAGGAGCGTATAAGGACCAGGATTTTGTTGAGCAATTCAAACCTGATGATGAGATTATCGATTGGGTAAATGAGACGAAGAGATCTCTTCCCTCGGACATTGAGGAACTTCTCCAGCGTTTCTTTGATTGTGAAACATATTTTGGAGCAGGCACATTTGCTCTGATCCAGGAACGAAATATTGAGAGCCCCGAAGAGTTCATCGATGCCCTGAAGCAAGCTTCTGAGAAGAGCATACTCGGGCGTTTCCTTAGGACTGGATTCGGTTCGGACATAAAGGAAAGAGAGGATTCTCAGTTTGAAGAGCTGATAGAGAAACTCACCCTGGACGAGAAAGAAATGTTGCTCTTCATAACTAGGAGCACAATCTTCTCATCCGTTCAGAAAGCAAATCTCCTTGAACTGCTTGAAAACCCGTCTCAGACAAAAGAGGATCTCTTGTATCTGTTTGAATGGTTCCTGGAAAATGTTTTCAATAAGATCAGGAATGATGTGAGGAAATCTAACCAGAAGTATCTGAGATTGCTCGAAAGACATGTTCAAGAGGATGGGACATCATATCTTGAAAGTCTGAATGTTGTGAGTCTTTTTGATGTTCTTGAAACAGTCACTACTCTGGAACTAAGTGTCTCTCCCTTTCTTGGTCTCGACCAGGCAAGCCTGATGATCAATAAAGACAGATATCTTTTCA from the Mesotoga infera genome contains:
- a CDS encoding ArsR family transcriptional regulator → MLLGKIKYIDWPSYDFLLSIMRVNCNDMIIGAYKDQDFVEQFKPDDEIIDWVNETKRSLPSDIEELLQRFFDCETYFGAGTFALIQERNIESPEEFIDALKQASEKSILGRFLRTGFGSDIKEREDSQFEELIEKLTLDEKEMLLFITRSTIFSSVQKANLLELLENPSQTKEDLLYLFEWFLENVFNKIRNDVRKSNQKYLRLLERHVQEDGTSYLESLNVVSLFDVLETVTTLELSVSPFLGLDQASLMINKDRYLFILGYDRVEIPFRKKDERLECIDVFDALADRERLAILRELTREPNRPVSLAKKLKISAGNLSNHLEKLKKGRLLESVYDGKHVKYAVKSEKIRRLVNESLDKLLEEALDKGRRRNLFLLKQAGPKGPAESRSHQSVKSMNISIKSSVFSTITL
- a CDS encoding ROK family transcriptional regulator; amino-acid sequence: MVGKKLDSENIGRSNRKLILQLLRKSPVTTRRDLAIASGLNPSTVTKIIKDFLSTGLCEEIKAEDTGRIGRKAIVLRLNRKAFMSVVIDIGVEETVVGKGFFDGSVSVVNKFSTPHDYDEFMKVLSAETYMISRNIPKSRFLGYSVSVPGIVDVENSRIVYVPHLGWKDLVLRERLSRRYPVFLDNEANLSLIAEKWNNPSLVSVGDVAFVYVSEGIGCGIMFDGQIYRGRDYSAGELGHMTVQIDGKKCYCGNLGCWETVASTEAIVARANEMGFSLVGD